In one Carassius carassius chromosome 12, fCarCar2.1, whole genome shotgun sequence genomic region, the following are encoded:
- the LOC132155340 gene encoding E3 SUMO-protein ligase ZBED1-like — protein sequence MRVAVKEAELSPHIRCFAHTLNLASKAGLKVNAVSRLLGRVRRVASFFHRSSTATAVLTTKQKLLNLPVHKLIIDVVTRWNSSLDMVERYLEQQQAVAAALLSDELRHKSREIDTLDTSDIANAEDLVKILLPIKKATTVLCDELQPTISLISPLKQMIQDSMATDNHDSNAIAQMKVAILKDLTDRYQGEDEKFMQESSALDPRFRTLQHLGSGEREDVFERIKFKASQMQQQDQDVLPRSPHPADLDDSSASFVPPLKKHALEDLLGSSFSSNQVTGGIQAEIDSYCKEALVSLSACPLKWWRDNAGRYPILSSLAKTYLCIPATSVPSERVFSTAGDIVNAQRSLLLPCNVDLLIFLKKNLNIS from the exons ATGCGAGTAGCAGTAAAGGAAGCCGAACTGTCCCCTCACATACGGTGCTTTGCGCACACACTAAACCTGgcctccaaagcaggtttaaagGTCAACGCAGTGAGCCGCCTCCTCGGTAGAGTCAGACGTGTAGCAAGTTTTTTTCACCGCAGTTCTACAGCCACAGCCGTGCTGACCACCAAACAAAAACTACTCAATCTCCCTGTACATAAACTCATTATTGATGTAGTGACAAGATGGAATAGCTCTCTGGACATGGTGGAGCGCTATCTTGAACAGCAACAAGCTGTTGCTGCAGCCCTACTGAGTGATGAACTGAGACACAAGTCACGTGAAATTGACACTTTGGACACATCTGACATTGCAAATGCAGAGGATCTTGTGAAGATTCTTTTACCAATAAAAAAGGCCACAACTGTTCTCTGTGATGAGTTGCAACCAACAATATCTCTCATTTCACCACTAAAACAAATGATTCAAGACAGCATGGCCACAGATAATCATGACTCAAATGCCATTGCTCAGATGAAGGTAGCCATTCTGAAGGATCTTACTGACAGATACCAAGGAGAGGATGAAAAGTTCATGCAGGAGAGCAGTGCGTTGGATCCACGCTTTCGGACCTTGCAACATCTAggcagtggagagagagaggacgTCTTTGAAAGAATAAAGTTCAAAGCATCACAGATGCAACAACAG GACCAAGATGTGCTGCCCAGGAGCCCACATCCAGCAGATCTGGACGACAGCAGCGCGAGCTTTGTGCCTCCTCTTAAGAAGCATGCCCTTGAGGACCTCCTTGGCTCTTCTTTTAGCAGTAATCAAGTCACAGGTGGAATTCAGGCAGAAATTGACTCTTACTGCAAAGAAGCATTAGTTTCACTGTCTGCTTGCCCTCTTAAGTGGTGGAGAGACAATGCAGGGCGGTATCCTATTCTGTCTTCATTAGCAAAGACCTACCTGTGTATACCCGCTACCTCAGTGCCCAGTGAAAGGGTATTTTCAACAGCAGGGGATATTGTAAATGCCCAGAGGTCTCTTCTTCTCCCTTGCAATGTAGATCTTTtgatttttctaaagaaaaacttGAACATTAGCTAA